From the Theileria equi strain WA chromosome 4 map unlocalized gcontig_1105316255041, whole genome shotgun sequence genome, one window contains:
- a CDS encoding hypothetical protein (encoded by transcript BEWA_047110A): MTNTCTKPSRSSWYGSRVDIDISKTTAKVGYFDSCGNQVNIVRDQEHFGNGYKTYTHRADRGGDFIGGINYAGKNQNGFGNLNTVHHREATVIYWYYDYDNRIPLLVILHGSYVSTYYSRDNYFSTPSTWKKDDYFKYRSNHISVISSKIKDLVVLKLDAVNENYFANGDSKKIPAINGDAKVLVTSSIYENIYDKYIHRPSGGISIMRLCSTIIKDTNIKFSDTPYTKQSKEAHVYYWTCDKECVRPLIIELFSGSSTYYKFINDKNNKRWQNDGGIDNKNLKDKLDQLNCERNKAHQIDISQSTSDETTYICLNKGCNTQITLSNTTVKSPDYSRFSHYISGGSSHLSVSRFKDGNDEQTGLPTVKDVHQINVFLYPEKNGTPLLINYQVSGEDKWFKRGSPNVNTWTEIVENTQNRPEHDGDHENILKNLLDSYSPEVTIDSKTDTQTPYDPDSKSASKEDGHEDAKGKDSVTSPSKESPDSSGAVTGGILCGLACLCLVGAAIWKVGPSVRTLLASRQSLL, encoded by the coding sequence ATGACAAACACATGTACAAAACCTTCAAGATCATCCTGGTATGGTTCCCGTGTAGACATAGATATTAGCAAAACAACCGCTAAAGTAGGATATTTTGATTCTTGTGGAAACCAAGTTAATATTGTAAGAGATCAGGAACACTTTGGAAACGGATACAAAACATATACACACAGGGCAGATCGAGGAGGAGATTTTATTGGTGGAATAAACTACGCTGGTAAGAATCAGAATGGATTTGGTAATTTAAACACTGTACACCACAGAGAAGCCACAGTAATATATTGGTACTACGATTATGATAACCGCATACCACTTCTAGTTATACTGCATGGTAGCTATGTTTCTACCTACTACTCTAGGGACAACTATTTTTCAACTCCATCAACCTGGAAGAAAGATGACTACTTCAAGTATCGATCTAATCATATTTCAGTGATCAGTTCGAAAATAAAGGATTTGGTGGTACTCAAACTTGATGCTGTAAATGAGAACTACTTTGCCAatggagattctaaaaAGATTCCTGCGATAAACGGAGACGCTAAAGTATTAGTAACATCGTCTATATATGAGAATATATATGACAAGTATATTCACAGACCATCGGGAGGAATATCTATAATGAGACTTTGTTCAACAATAATTAAAGATACGAATATAAAATTCAGTGATACTCCATATACAAAACAGTCCAAAGAAGCACAtgtatattactggacttgTGACAAAGAATGTGTTCGTCCTCTTATTATTGAACTGTTTTCCGGATCCTCCACTTACTATAAGTTTATTAAtgataagaataataagAGATGGCAGAATGACGGTGGAATAGATAATAAAAACCTCAAAGATAAATTAGACCAGCTAAACTGTGAAAGGAACAAAGCTCATCAAATTGACATTTCGCAAAGTACTTCTGATGAAACTACTTATATCTGTCTGAATAAAGGTTGTAACACTCAAATTACTCTGTCAAATACAACTGTAAAAAGTCCTGATTATTCTAGGTTCTCACATTACATCTCTGGTGGCTCATCTCATCTTTCAGTTTCCAGGTTTAAAGACGGCAATGATGAACAAACAGGACTTCCAACCGTTAAGGATGTACATCAGATTAATGTATTTTTATACCCTGAGAAAAATGGGACTCCACTCCTTATTAACTACCAGGTGTCTGGAGAAGATAAATGGTTTAAAAGAGGCTCTCCTAATGTAAATACTTGGACTGAAATAGTTGAAAATACCCAAAATAGACCTGAACATGATGGTGACCACgaaaatattttgaaaaacCTTCTGGATTCCTATTCTCCAGAAGTTACCATAGACAGTAAGACTGATACACAAACTCCTTATGATCCCGATTCCAAATCAGCTTCTAAAGAAGATGGACATGAAGATGCAAAAGGCAAGGACTCAGTTACATCCCCTTCCAAAGAGTCTCCGGATTCTTCTGGAGCAGTAACTGGTGGAATACTATGTGGCCTAGCCTGCTTATGCCTTGTTGGTGCTGCAATATGGAAGGTAGGACCTTCAGTAAGGACTCTTTTGGCCAGTAGACAATCCCTCTTGTAG
- a CDS encoding hypothetical protein (encoded by transcript BEWA_047120A) yields the protein MRRCSEIGYLNPQPVVTIDLGIKTGYICQKGSFGICIVCQSDIIDPGIVEYAHYPYPRTSLGFTVREFIYEKKTNLPTNLENVESVLVYFEKSRKHPLLLKIVLCNMGLYNTDFGRYYYIRNPDGEWMGYVYTNDIVSSTERSRLLGYILRHPKNSLETYKPTIGGPMVRIDGNSWNAHGNVHVSSRSKNVSKYDESRQAALGNAKRSKCGQEEGTCKIQPKTTCKIKS from the exons ATGCGCAGATGTAGTGAGATTGGCTATTTAAATCCTCAACCAGTAGTTACCATTGACTTGGGGATAAAGACTGGATATATTTGTCAAAAGGGTTCATTTGGCATTTGCATCGTATGCCAATCGGATATCATCGATCCTGGAATAGTTGAATACGCCCATTATCCATATCCAAGAACCTCTTTGGGATTCACAGTGAGGGAGTTTATATATGAAAAAAAGACAAATTTGCCaacaaatttggaaaacGTTGAATCAGTTCTAGtttactttgaaaaatcaAGAAAACATCCTTTGCTCTTAAAAATCGTTCTTTGTAATATGGGTCTTTATAATACAGACTTTGGAAGGTACTACTACATCCGGAATCCTGACGGAGAGTGGATGGGCTATGTTTATACAAATGACATTGTATCATCAACAGAGAGAAGCAGATTACTGGGTTATATCCTTAGACATCCTAAAAATTCATTGGAGACGTATAAACCAACTATAGGAGGTCCAATGGTTCGAATAGATGGCAATTCGTG GAACGCACATGGAAACGTTCACGTCTCTTCAAGGTCGAAAAATGTTTCGAAATATGATGAATCGAGACAAGCAGCACTAGGTAATGCGAAGAGGTCAAAATGTGGTCAAGAGGAGGGAACATGCAAAATCCAACCTAAAACAACATGTAAAATTAAGAGTTGA
- a CDS encoding hypothetical protein (encoded by transcript BEWA_047130A): MVITQIIILFISIFNNHVSARDCTVDILRPDSYFFNYFYYYYDDIPTRLIVPKENIHITSIKEGDKTIWNAGRGPKCFMLTIRLASDRPILLHISTLSQESSGYNLYKVAGEWRFDLIDTKEKATKALFEQRHIPKNRRIFTLDFFITKEDDQFAVMRFDIFKIPVRFHVPKLAHHATEVVYRRSSLWKATKKDEHCITVASHLKNLEPILICVVISDYNEITVLYFEKKDYFWRKLDPANFETRLKEAFDHVCRYAMEESRGLGDKLGGVEEMMDTS, from the coding sequence ATGGTTATAACACAGATTATAATCCTTTTCATATCAATATTCAACAACCATGTCTCGGCGAGGGACTGTACCGTTGATATCCTCCGTCCCGATTCATATTTCTTCAATTACTTTTATTATTATTACGACGACATTCCCACGAGACTCATAGTTCCAAAGGAAAATATTCATATCACATCCATAAAGGAAGGTGACAAGACGATATGGAATGCTGGACGTGGTCCAAAGTGCTTTATGTTGACTATTCGTCTGGCATCAGACCGTCCAATTTTATTGCATATATCAACACTTTCTCAAGAGTCATCGGGGTATAATTTATATAAAGTGGCAGGAGAGTGGAGGTTTGACTTGATTGACACTAAAGAAAAAGCGACTAAGGCCCTTTTCGAGCAAAGGCATATCCCAAAGAACAGGAGGATCTTCACTCTGGACTTCTTCATTACCAAAGAAGACGATCAATTTGCTGTGATGagatttgatatttttaaaataccaGTGCGTTTTCATGTTCCAAAGCTAGCTCATCATGCTACTGAAGTTGTCTACAGAAGAAGCTCCCTTTGGAAGGCAACCAAAAAGGATGAACATTGTATCACAGTTGCCTCTCATTtaaagaatctggaacCGATACTCATATGCGTTGTAATTAGCGATTACAATGAAATAACTGTTCTgtactttgagaaaaaGGACTACTTTTGGAGGAAGCTAGATCCTGCCAACTTCGAAACCAGACTTAAAGAGGCATTTGATCACGTTTGTCGCTATGCAATGGAAGAAAGTCGAGGTCTTGGGGACAAATTAGGTGGTGTCGAGGAAATGATGGATACATCTTAG
- a CDS encoding hypothetical protein (encoded by transcript BEWA_047140A) has product MDILAFIYILCLFRLCTCAGSQNGRLNGSTGASAGQAFETEQYTEDDVKVVKCTFNKGVEFNALNYGGETIWEGKKGEYCTLSRLYLDDNKAALLVATIKKRGNSTTIYRYKNGNRWVDSDKDTHSRQLTELKDKAAGNFSAGSSRSRSSRNVKDVAVSDDSEDEDDEEEEDVRREQRARSTRARDSWNNQEDEYEEDDDSNSSSNTRRNLQRNEVEHKRATNDSAAERAFWRGIPERQRKKLEDEARRSVKVDDKPWDMAFGAMKSGGDSHGRIVIVSEEQEPSHRASRTPESRPKRPSHDDEDDEENEEENEQDEYEDEDNDSDEEDEEEEEEEEEDGGSHASFDIIRPNKSLCDVFDYAFDGVPTRHIVPKRNVVIVQLVSGKDKIWVGERDEHLLYATFHIKSNKPVLAYISKESPKSKFVSLVKTDRGWICTNDYIGELKNLMTPQADPREFVLDIANKETVDAYRVFQTVQEGVRTRFYFPKTGYTSRKLYQNQTKIWECSSKNACHCSKVPEWRVIGVKVCMRKDKDCMVTLTLKHILRNTIKAAHYGLIHGYWTSVSDHVHDDVIRELRKAFPAE; this is encoded by the coding sequence ATGGATATTCTTGCGTTTATATACATATTGTGTTTGTTTAGACTTTGTACTTGTGCGGGTTCTCAGAACGGAAGGCTGAACGGGTCTACCGGCGCTTCAGCGGGTCAAGCATTTGAAACTGAACAGTATACGGAAGATGACGTCAAGGTCGTCAAATGTACATTCAACAAGGGCGTGGAATTCAACGCCCTAAACTATGGAGGAGAGACCATTTGGGAAGGAAAGAAGGGAGAGTACTGCACTCTCTCTCGCCTCTATCTCGACGATAACAAGGCTGCTCTGCTCGTCGCAACCATAAAGAAAAGGGGTAACTCTACCACGATATACCGCTACAAGAACGGCAACAGGTGGGTGGACAGTGACAAGGATACCCACAGTAGACAATTGACGGAGTTAAAGGATAAGGCAGCAGGCAATTTCAGCGCCGGATCAAGCCGCTCTAGGAGCAGCAGGAACGTCAAAGACGTGGCTGTAAGTGACGACTCTGAGGAcgaagatgatgaagaagaggaggatGTGAGACGGGAACAAAGAGCTCGAAGTACCAGAGCTAGAGATTCCTGGAACAACcaagaagatgaatatgaagaagatgacGATAGTAACAGTTCATCAAATACCAGAAGAAACCTACAAAGAAATGAAGTTGAACACAAAAGAGCTACAAATGATAGTGCAGCGGAACGAGCATTTTGGCGCGGTATTCCTGAAAGacaaaggaagaaactTGAAGATGAAGCCAGACGTTCCGTCAAGGTCGACGATAAGCCATGGGATATGGCCTTTGGAGCCATGAAATCCGGAGGTGATTCGCATGGCAGAATAGTTATAGTCTCGGAAGAGCAAGAACCATCACATAGAGCTTCTAGAACACCAGAGTCACGTCCAAAACGACCTTCACATGACGATGAAGATGACgaggagaatgaagaggagAATGAACAGGATGAATACgaagatgaggataatGATTCAGAcgaggaagatgaagaagaagaagaagaggaggaagaagatggcGGATCTCACGCATCCTTTGATATTATTAGACCCAACAAATCATTATGCGACGTTTTTGACTATGCCTTTGATGGTGTTCCCACTAGGCACATTGTCCCTAAACGTAATGTTGTTATAGTCCAGTTAGTGAGTGGGAAGGACAAGATTTGGGTTGGAGAACGGGATGAACATCTACTCTACGCTACCTTCCATATTAAATCCAATAAGCCCGTGTTGGCCTATATTTCCAAGGAATCTCCCAAGAGCAAATTCGTTTCGCTTGTCAAGACAGACAGAGGGTGGATATGTACAAACGACTATATCGGAGAGTTGAAGAACCTCATGACTCCTCAGGCCGATCCAAGGGAGTTTGTCCTTGACATCGCCAACAAGGAGACTGTCGATGCATACAGAGTCTTCCAGACAGTTCAAGAGGGCGTGAGAACACGTTTCTACTTCCCCAAAACAGGCTACACTTCTAGGAAGCTATATCAGAACCAAACTAAAATATGGGAGTGTAGTTCCAAAAACGCATGTCATTGCAGCAAAGTACCAGAGTGGAGAGTTATAGGCGTTAAAGTCTGCATGAGGAAAGACAAGGACTGTATGGTTACACTTACTCTGAAACACATTCTTCGTAACACTATCAAGGCTGCGCATTATGGATTGATACATGGCTATTGGACAAGTGTTAGTGACCATGTACATGACGATGTCATCCGGGAACTTCGCAAGGCTTTCCCTGCGGAGTGA